One stretch of Sardina pilchardus chromosome 17, fSarPil1.1, whole genome shotgun sequence DNA includes these proteins:
- the cd36 gene encoding platelet glycoprotein 4, whose amino-acid sequence MGCCNAVRGLIAGSVVGALVAVLGAILMPVGDMLIESTVTKEAVIEPGTTAYDNWASAGAPVYRQFWLYDVLNPDGVVEFGDTPMVKERGPYTYKTRYLAKDNITAHENHTVSFILPAGAIFEPSMSVGPEEDEVTVLNLFVAGAYSLIPESAHGILNTLIIGSNSSLFQRRSVKEVLWGYRDPVLGQQVGLFYPYNDTYDGPYSIFTGKDDISKVSLIDKWQDQSTLSFWDDKYCNMINGTDASSFPPFLDKKTPLFFFSSDICRSVSAVYSGTFDLKGIDVYRYMLPPQTLAAPTQNPDNMCFCRDALVTKNCTMAGVLDVSSCRGFPVYISLPHFLHGSAYLRQAVLGMGASEEHHSTYLDVEPITGFTLRFAKRLQVNMMYGPSTKITALKNVKDYTIFPVAWLNETAALDEETADMFKKELVSQVDLLDNLQIGLLSVGSAVCVLCAVAACVVSRNKSKNTIA is encoded by the exons ATGGGTTGCTGTAACGCGGTGCGTGGGCTCATCGCTGGGTCTGTGGTTGGGGCCCTGGTGGCTGTGTTAGGGGCGATACTTATGCCTGTGGGGGACATGCTCATCGAGTCCACGGTGACTAAG GAAGCTGTGATTGAGCCAGGGACGACGGCCTATGACAACTGGGCGTCTGCTGGTGCTCCTGTTTACAGGCAGTTTTGGCTGTACGATGTATTGAACCCAGATGGAGTAGTGGAATTTGGAGATACGCCtatggtgaaagagagaggaccaTACACATATAA GACACGTTACCTGGCTAAAGATAACATCACAGCGCATGAGAACCACACAGTGTCATTCATCCTGCCAGCGGGGGCCATCTTTGAGCCCTCCATGTCTGTGGGCCCAGAGGAGGATGAGGTCACTGTCCTCAACCTGTTTGTGGCT GGTGCTTATTCGCTAATTCCTGAAAGCGCACACGGTATTTTGAATACCCTCATAATAGGCTCAAATTCCTCACTCTTCCAGAGAAGGTCAGTCAAAGAAGTGTTATGGGGTTACAGAGACCCCGTTTTGGGTCAACAAGTCGGTCTCTTTTACCCG TACAACGACACCTATGATGGGCCATACAGCATCTTCACGGGCAAGGATGACATCTCCAAAGTCTCACTAATAGACAAGTGGCAGGATCAAAG CACACTTTCATTCTGGGACGACAAATATTGTAATATGATCAACGGCACAG ATGCTTCATCCTTCCCTCCTTTCCTGGATAAGAAGacgcctctctttttcttctcttcggACATATGCAG GTCTGTCAGCGCTGTGTACTCTGGAACTTTTGATTTGAAGGGGATTGATGTGTACCGCTACATGCTGCCCCCACAAACCCTGGCCGCTCCCACCCAGAACCCAGACAACATGTGCTTCTGCCGGGACGCGCTGGTCACCAAGAACTGCACCATGGCTGGGGTGCTGGACGTCAGCTCCTGCAGGG GCTTCCCGGTCTACATCTCCCTACCTCATTTCCTGCATGGCAGTGCATACCTGAGGCAAGCAGTGCTTGGTATGGGCGCCAGTGAGGAGCACCACTCTACTTACCTGGATGTGGAGCCG ATCACTGGTTTCACCCTGCGGTTTGCCAAGAGGCTCCAAGTTAACATGATGTATGGACCCTCGACAAAAATCAC GGCACTGAAAAATGTGAAAGACTACACTATCTTCCCAGTGGCGTGGCTGAATGAG ACGGCTGCCTTGGACGAGGAAACGGCCGACATGTTCAAGAAGGAGCTGGTGTCTCAAGTGGACCTGCTGGACAATCTCCAGATCGGACTGCTCTCCGTGGGCTCGGCTGTCTGCGTGCTCTGTGCGGTGGCCGCATGCGTGGTCAGCAGGAACAAGAGCAAGAACACAATAGCGTGA